From the Danio aesculapii chromosome 9, fDanAes4.1, whole genome shotgun sequence genome, one window contains:
- the arl4cb gene encoding ADP-ribosylation factor-like 4Cb, which produces MGNSFSNISAFQSLHIVMLGLDSAGKTTVLYRLKFNEFVNTVPTIGFNTEKIKLSNGTAKGISCHFWDVGGQEKLRPLWKSYSRCTDGIIYVVDSVDVDRLEEAKTELHKVTKFAENQGTPLLVIANKQDLPKSLSVADIEKQLALQELTPATTYHIQPACAIIGEGLHEGMDKLYEMIVKRRKSLKQKKKR; this is translated from the coding sequence ATGGGCAACAGTTTCTCCAATATATCTGCGTTTCAGTCCCTCCATATAGTAATGCTTGGCTTGGACTCCGCAGGGAAAACCACGGTCCTTTACAGACTGAAATTTAACGAGTTTGTCAACACTGTGCCCACAATAGGATTCAACACAGAAAAGATTAAGCTGAGTAACGGTACTGCCAAGGGAATAAGCTGTCATTTTTGGGATGTTGGTGGTCAGGAGAAACTCCGGCCCTTGTGGAAATCTTACAGTAGGTGCACGGATGGCATTATTTATGTGGTGGACTCTGTGGACGTGGACCGACTGGAGGAGGCCAAGACGGAGCTGCACAAAGTGACCAAATTTGCTGAAAACCAAGGAACGCCACTTTTAGTCATAGCTAATAAACAGGACCTGCCAAAATCTCTGTCTGTTGCAGACATAGAGAAGCAGCTCGCGCTTCAGGAACTCACGCCTGCCACTACATATCACATACAACCAGCCTGTGCCATCATAGGTGAGGGGCTACATGAAGGAATGGACAAACTGTATGAAATGATAGTCAAACGGCGAAAAAGCCTCAAACAGAAGAAGAAACGATAA